AACGATTGGGGCTGAGTCTCGAAGAAATCGGCGAAGTCATCGACCTGTATTTCTCTGATCCAAGCGGCATTCAGCCCAAACGAACGGTCCTGGGAATGCTGCGTCGACATTTGGCAGAAACCGACGCTAAGCTCGGTGAACTGCAGCAGTTCCGGGCCGACCTCCTCAGTCACATTGCCCGCTTTGAACGATTCCTGGAGACTGGGGAACTCTCCTGATTTTTTTTACCTGAAACATGACGTATACGTCACATTGAGCACGAGTCATGAACCAAGGAGCACGTATGAATGAAACGATTGGCCTGATCGGCCTCGGCGATCTGGGACAGCCGATGGCCCGGAACCTGCTGAAGTCAGGAGTTCAACTCAAGGTCTATAACCGCACCGCCAGCAAAGCCGCCGCCATTGTGGCCCTCGGCGCCGAGGCCGGCGAATGCCCGAAGGACGTGGTGACCCCCGGCGGCATCGCCTTGACCATCGTCTCCGATGACACGGCACTGGAAAGCGTCGTCCTGAGTGAGGGCTTTCTGGAAACCCTGGGTGTCGGCGGCGTTCATCTGTCGATGAGCACCGTCTCGCCGACACTGGCCAGAAAGCTCGCAGCCCTGCAGGCCGAGCATGGCAGCGTGTACGTCGAGGCTCCGATCTTCGGACGACCCGAAGCAGCACACGCACGTCAGCTTTGGATCTGTCAGGCTGGACCCGAGGATGCCAAACGGCGGGTCCGGCCGATCCTCGAGCTGCTGAGTCAGGGCGTGTTCGACTTCGGTGAGGAGATTGGCGCGGCCCTGACCGTTAAGCTGGCCGGCAACTTTCTGATCATCAGCGCCTGGCAGTCGATTCAGGAAGCGCTGAGCGTGGCCAAGAACAAAGGGGTCGACCCGGCCGCTGTGATCGAGATGCTGACCAGCACGCTCTTTCCAGCACCGATCTACCAGAGTTATGGCCGGATGATCGCCCAGGATCCCGATCAACGCAGCACCAGCTGGATTGCCCCGAAAGATGTTGGCCTGTTCAAGAACCTGGCTGAGGAGGTCGGCAGCCGGACGGACTTGGCATCGCTCCTGTTGGAGCGTTTGAAGCCAGCCAACACCATCAGGCGTTCCTGAGCTGACAGGCGCCCAGAAGAAGCCCATTCATCCCGCATCTCCAGCTCGACTGAAAACACACCTAGAAAACATTCTTAGCTTGGCGAGCAGCCGTTCACTTAAAGACCCAGGAGAGGCTCCGCCGATATCGAGTGGCGTGAGAAGCGGCCAGCTGGAGACATGCATC
The Deinococcus sp. KNUC1210 genome window above contains:
- a CDS encoding MerR family transcriptional regulator, yielding MNSVMRIGELAARAGVTPRTIRYYESLGLLPPGEREGNGHHHYAEVMVTRLQKIDQLKRLGLSLEEIGEVIDLYFSDPSGIQPKRTVLGMLRRHLAETDAKLGELQQFRADLLSHIARFERFLETGELS
- a CDS encoding NAD(P)-dependent oxidoreductase, whose amino-acid sequence is MNETIGLIGLGDLGQPMARNLLKSGVQLKVYNRTASKAAAIVALGAEAGECPKDVVTPGGIALTIVSDDTALESVVLSEGFLETLGVGGVHLSMSTVSPTLARKLAALQAEHGSVYVEAPIFGRPEAAHARQLWICQAGPEDAKRRVRPILELLSQGVFDFGEEIGAALTVKLAGNFLIISAWQSIQEALSVAKNKGVDPAAVIEMLTSTLFPAPIYQSYGRMIAQDPDQRSTSWIAPKDVGLFKNLAEEVGSRTDLASLLLERLKPANTIRRS